A genomic stretch from Nitrospira defluvii includes:
- the recD2 gene encoding SF1B family DNA helicase RecD2: MDQERVASGSDVCIEVEVLRALYRKAETGFTVLSVREAAKVSSALDGHRVFKVVGQLRTEPVQSQRLLLVGRWEYGTRGEQFRVAAVSCARPHTAEGIKAYLASGVLSGIGPVLAQRIVDRFGRDALTVLDLHPEQLIEIQGIGESTIAHIVKSWQIQKGRAAALTELLSLGLSVSLAHKALRQFGPEAALQIRTNVYCLAELHGVGFQRADSIARERGMAVNDPHRLVAGLHYVLEREAGRGHSCLPREVLTKEAQQVLEVEVTELEAAVARESERGALQEWERTLYLPRLYHAERALEAGLRDLARQTFLPSRIELGAVERLALTPVQQEAVARALDHGLSVIAGLPGTGKTMAVGYLLRQAVRLGLKVALAAPTGKAAKRAGEGTGLDGMTIHRLLEWHPRDGCRFNRRRPLRIDLLVVDEAPMMDLEMAAAMVNALDPARTRLVFVGDIHQLPAVGAGQVLRDVIAANICPVTELVEIQRQTAGSQIVRLAHDIHFGAVPSLRSGSLGECEFHLRNEPEEVLAALRDVLPRLPFRPQEIQVLAPMKRGPLGTVELNRVLQDVMNPGTSVDGFPFRVGDRVIHLDNDYKKQVFNGEIGSITEVSETERVLQVAYPDRQISYAETEWDELALAYCMTVHKAQGSEFSCTVVVMHSSHYPMLTREVLYTAVTRAQKHLVYIGSPQAFYTALKRDHASVRHSRLFRDSPLAVLEPFSHQTVFLA, encoded by the coding sequence GTGGATCAGGAGCGAGTAGCTTCAGGCTCGGATGTCTGTATCGAGGTGGAAGTCTTGCGGGCTCTTTACCGAAAGGCTGAGACGGGATTTACCGTGTTATCCGTACGCGAGGCTGCAAAGGTTTCGTCCGCGCTCGATGGGCATCGGGTCTTCAAAGTGGTGGGCCAGTTGCGGACGGAGCCGGTGCAGTCTCAGCGCCTGCTGCTGGTGGGTCGCTGGGAGTATGGCACCCGGGGAGAACAGTTCCGCGTGGCAGCGGTGAGCTGCGCGCGTCCTCATACGGCGGAAGGCATCAAGGCCTATCTCGCGTCGGGAGTGCTCTCTGGCATCGGGCCGGTTCTCGCGCAGCGGATCGTCGACCGCTTCGGGAGAGATGCGCTAACAGTGTTGGATCTGCACCCCGAACAGCTCATCGAGATTCAGGGGATTGGCGAGTCCACGATCGCGCACATCGTCAAGTCCTGGCAGATTCAGAAAGGACGGGCGGCGGCGCTGACCGAGTTGTTGAGCTTGGGCTTGAGCGTGAGTCTGGCGCACAAGGCCCTCCGGCAGTTCGGACCCGAGGCGGCTCTGCAGATCCGGACGAATGTTTACTGCTTGGCGGAGCTCCACGGGGTCGGGTTTCAGCGGGCCGACAGCATCGCCAGGGAACGAGGCATGGCAGTGAACGATCCTCATCGGCTGGTCGCCGGGCTGCACTATGTCCTGGAGCGGGAAGCAGGAAGAGGCCACAGCTGTCTGCCGCGCGAGGTCCTGACGAAAGAGGCGCAACAGGTGCTCGAGGTAGAGGTGACCGAGTTGGAGGCCGCGGTGGCGAGGGAGAGCGAGCGTGGGGCACTGCAGGAGTGGGAGCGCACGCTGTACCTGCCTCGGCTCTATCACGCGGAGCGAGCGCTTGAGGCAGGGTTGCGGGACCTGGCCAGGCAGACCTTTCTCCCCTCCCGGATTGAGTTGGGGGCCGTGGAACGCCTGGCGCTGACCCCAGTGCAACAAGAGGCGGTCGCGCGCGCACTGGATCATGGTCTGTCGGTGATTGCAGGATTGCCTGGAACGGGAAAGACGATGGCCGTCGGATATCTGTTGCGCCAGGCGGTGCGCCTGGGATTGAAGGTGGCGCTCGCGGCTCCAACCGGGAAAGCGGCGAAGCGGGCGGGGGAGGGAACCGGCCTGGACGGCATGACCATCCATCGGTTGCTGGAATGGCACCCCCGGGACGGCTGTCGGTTCAATCGGCGACGGCCGCTGCGGATCGATTTGCTGGTGGTGGATGAAGCGCCGATGATGGATCTTGAAATGGCGGCCGCGATGGTCAATGCGCTGGATCCGGCGCGGACCAGGCTGGTGTTCGTCGGCGACATCCATCAACTGCCTGCGGTGGGAGCGGGACAGGTTCTCCGCGATGTCATCGCGGCCAACATCTGTCCGGTCACGGAGCTCGTCGAGATCCAGCGCCAGACGGCCGGGTCGCAGATTGTTCGTCTGGCTCACGACATCCACTTCGGGGCCGTGCCGTCTCTGCGCTCAGGCTCGCTGGGCGAATGCGAGTTTCACCTGCGGAACGAGCCGGAAGAAGTGCTCGCGGCGCTGCGCGATGTCCTGCCGAGGCTGCCGTTTCGACCACAGGAGATTCAGGTCCTGGCGCCGATGAAAAGGGGGCCGTTGGGGACGGTGGAGCTGAATCGAGTGCTGCAGGACGTCATGAATCCCGGGACCTCGGTCGATGGCTTTCCCTTTCGCGTCGGAGATCGAGTGATCCATTTGGACAACGACTACAAGAAGCAGGTGTTCAACGGTGAGATTGGGTCGATCACAGAGGTGTCAGAAACGGAGCGCGTGCTCCAGGTCGCTTATCCGGATCGCCAGATTTCTTATGCCGAAACGGAGTGGGACGAGCTAGCCCTGGCCTATTGCATGACTGTGCATAAGGCCCAGGGATCGGAATTTTCCTGCACGGTTGTGGTGATGCACTCGAGCCACTACCCGATGCTGACACGAGAAGTGTTGTATACCGCGGTGACCCGGGCGCAGAAGCATCTGGTCTACATCGGAAGTCCTCAGGCCTTTTACACGGCATTGAAACGGGATCACGCGTCCGTTCGCCATAGCCGGTTATTTCGCGATTCTCCCCTAGCTGTGCTTGAGCCCTTCTCTCATCAGACTGTGTTCCTCGCATAG
- a CDS encoding helix-turn-helix transcriptional regulator: MAETALWNLIREVRTRAGLNPRELARQLKMSPAHLYQIEDEQSGALPSDETLRAIARVCCADLQERAAVTHSLLLARARLIVSPEVAAHLSPRGEENMPEEFQRRVQADLKGRSETEIRFLDAQLGFNGRLGLVAAGLAGLTKSEVRALAVALDQPVEDYLVAAGYFPDWMLPLVRKEEGEVGLFDALRNISGKALGELASVLPPAWMKLVQGLQAAKIEVGEKK; this comes from the coding sequence ATGGCTGAGACGGCCCTGTGGAATTTGATTCGCGAGGTGCGGACGCGGGCGGGATTGAACCCGAGAGAGTTGGCTCGCCAGCTCAAGATGTCTCCGGCGCACCTGTACCAGATCGAGGATGAACAGAGCGGGGCATTGCCGAGCGATGAAACGCTGCGGGCCATCGCACGGGTCTGTTGTGCGGATCTTCAGGAGCGGGCAGCGGTGACGCATAGCCTCCTCCTGGCGCGTGCGCGATTGATCGTCTCTCCTGAAGTGGCGGCCCATCTTTCGCCTCGAGGGGAAGAGAACATGCCGGAGGAGTTCCAACGGCGGGTTCAGGCTGATCTCAAAGGACGATCGGAAACCGAAATCAGATTCTTGGATGCGCAGTTGGGCTTCAATGGGCGGCTTGGGTTGGTGGCGGCAGGGCTGGCGGGCTTGACGAAGAGTGAGGTGAGAGCCTTGGCGGTGGCCTTGGACCAGCCGGTCGAGGACTACCTGGTTGCAGCGGGATATTTCCCAGACTGGATGTTGCCGCTGGTGAGAAAAGAGGAGGGGGAGGTTGGGCTGTTCGATGCGCTCCGGAACATTTCAGGGAAGGCCTTGGGGGAACTCGCCAGTGTCCTGCCGCCCGCTTGGATGAAGTTGGTTCAGGGGTTGCAGGCTGCCAAGATCGAGGTCGGAGAGAAAAAATAA
- the vapC gene encoding type II toxin-antitoxin system VapC family toxin translates to MYLVDTSVWIHALRPAGHPEVRARLKPLILSGDTALTEWILLELMTGLTKSEHPDTLLQWFAPVIRLPFEVAWWEKAWQNAGRLRKHGVSPTAADCLIATVALEHRVTLIHCDADFEAMHPALQLQTLDWTQYLARS, encoded by the coding sequence ATGTATCTCGTTGACACGTCCGTGTGGATCCATGCCCTGCGTCCAGCCGGTCATCCCGAAGTCCGTGCACGACTCAAGCCGTTGATCCTCAGCGGGGACACCGCGCTCACCGAGTGGATTCTGCTCGAACTGATGACGGGCCTCACGAAGTCCGAACATCCGGACACCTTGCTGCAGTGGTTTGCTCCAGTCATACGCCTTCCGTTCGAGGTGGCCTGGTGGGAAAAAGCCTGGCAGAATGCGGGGCGGCTAAGAAAACACGGAGTGTCGCCCACGGCTGCGGATTGTCTCATCGCCACGGTCGCGCTGGAGCACCGCGTCACCTTGATCCATTGCGACGCCGATTTCGAAGCCATGCATCCGGCGCTTCAGTTGCAGACCCTCGATTGGACGCAGTACCTCGCGAGGTCCTAA
- a CDS encoding ParB/RepB/Spo0J family partition protein, translating to MIPVNQLIVNPEYKDLFPPLADPDFDDLCRSVAEVGILCHLIVERTGDRYTILSGHHRYEAAIRAKYGEVPCSIATTLEEKIAALFDNVHRRHLSPHDQERLRQCEAEWKRKVLQSLIPELQGLIPYLPGEIKLTLAAASPERQRAYLTELQQRLTAHSSSGAPVAPAAEQSSLIHDLRQQLQEKQLQIQSLNNQITALQQTLKQAKSLATTLTSKQKATNATVDQAVQSRFQTELEDFRQRLEDLSKQLQAAHKDKETLEEQLQQERNRIKAMEAEVKAAALQQQQAVDRFQDSLRHSPGPELLSNGLDCASQILATLAVYAKTITTWSPGTPDQAAKSLRKVEQQLGLVQEAVSAASHRGRDAHPLGNGTPTLSVVGDGASKLNTGRPRERGKSLEG from the coding sequence ATGATCCCAGTCAACCAGCTGATCGTGAACCCGGAGTACAAAGACCTGTTTCCCCCGCTCGCTGACCCCGACTTCGACGACCTCTGCCGGAGTGTCGCGGAAGTCGGCATCCTCTGCCACCTGATCGTCGAGCGGACCGGTGACCGGTACACGATTCTCTCCGGTCACCATCGCTACGAGGCAGCCATCCGAGCCAAGTACGGCGAGGTGCCGTGCAGCATCGCCACCACGCTGGAAGAAAAGATCGCCGCCCTGTTCGACAACGTCCATCGCCGCCACCTGTCACCCCACGACCAGGAACGCCTTCGGCAGTGCGAGGCCGAGTGGAAACGCAAGGTCCTCCAAAGCCTCATCCCGGAACTGCAGGGCCTGATTCCGTATCTTCCCGGCGAGATCAAGTTGACCCTCGCGGCCGCCTCGCCCGAACGGCAGCGCGCCTATCTCACGGAGCTTCAGCAACGGCTCACCGCTCACAGCAGCTCCGGGGCCCCAGTCGCCCCGGCTGCCGAGCAGAGCTCGTTGATTCACGATCTCCGCCAGCAACTCCAGGAGAAACAGCTCCAGATCCAGTCCCTCAACAACCAGATCACCGCACTCCAACAGACCCTCAAGCAGGCGAAGTCCCTCGCCACGACCCTGACCTCGAAACAGAAGGCAACCAACGCGACCGTCGATCAGGCTGTGCAGAGCCGTTTCCAGACCGAGCTTGAGGATTTCCGACAACGACTGGAGGACCTCTCCAAGCAGCTGCAAGCGGCTCACAAGGACAAGGAGACCCTGGAAGAGCAACTCCAGCAGGAACGCAACCGGATCAAAGCCATGGAGGCAGAGGTCAAAGCTGCTGCGCTCCAACAGCAGCAGGCGGTCGACCGATTCCAGGACTCGCTCCGCCACAGCCCCGGCCCCGAACTCCTGTCCAACGGACTCGATTGCGCCAGTCAGATCCTTGCCACCTTGGCCGTCTATGCCAAGACGATCACGACCTGGAGTCCCGGAACCCCGGACCAGGCGGCAAAAAGCCTGCGCAAAGTGGAGCAACAGCTCGGACTGGTGCAGGAGGCCGTTTCGGCGGCCTCCCACAGGGGACGGGATGCTCATCCACTCGGGAACGGGACGCCCACACTCAGCGTGGTTGGGGACGGTGCCTCCAAACTGAACACCGGGCGGCCAAGGGAGAGAGGCAAATCACTGGAGGGGTGA
- a CDS encoding type II toxin-antitoxin system VapB family antitoxin, protein MKTTIEIDQHLLRQAQKALGTDTIKGTVEASLRTVIRQGQLQKLADALGTIPLDLTPEQLRQQRRKRTPHVSR, encoded by the coding sequence ATGAAGACCACTATCGAGATCGATCAGCATCTCCTGCGACAGGCTCAGAAGGCGCTTGGCACGGACACCATCAAAGGGACCGTCGAAGCCAGTCTACGAACGGTCATCCGCCAGGGTCAGTTACAGAAACTCGCGGATGCGCTCGGGACGATTCCCCTCGACCTGACGCCCGAGCAGCTTCGACAGCAACGCCGCAAACGGACCCCGCATGTATCTCGTTGA
- a CDS encoding PD-(D/E)XK nuclease family protein, whose product MLAELIHPLAAMGAQDWPYRPRPSSAGPNQCVRKLVYHAREFPRRQAHGRFLVVLDDSSWHEELTLNWIEQSAFQLRDRQTEVVCGETVFAGESYTILGHIDGIVTDLLGIDRLLEHKAIEHFTFQRYAEGDYPLDYFAQVCLYLRGITQLNPDIDEALLLIKNKNQSAYLEYRLHYDVPNDRLTVCEIVHSNGERSFPKQDVIGLYQQALARFAQIEQHRADQTLPDRPYEDDSNYHCQYCPYSRLCWEGHVAPVLTNTVPLSPDMAALAAEYLDLDARIKPLNKRFDQVKKLLKAGLKTQQASEAEGHGFIVRITQSTQTRHDVKLLPSYVQELAETSLPIEKLSVSRVAQESRTLQADPDPRVA is encoded by the coding sequence ATGCTCGCCGAACTGATCCATCCCCTCGCCGCCATGGGAGCACAGGACTGGCCGTATCGGCCCCGTCCCTCCAGCGCCGGTCCCAACCAATGTGTGCGGAAACTGGTCTACCACGCGCGCGAGTTCCCGCGAAGACAGGCCCACGGCCGGTTCCTGGTCGTGCTGGACGACAGTTCCTGGCACGAAGAGCTCACGCTGAATTGGATTGAGCAATCGGCGTTTCAGCTGCGGGATCGCCAGACGGAGGTCGTCTGCGGGGAAACTGTCTTCGCAGGGGAGTCGTACACGATCCTGGGCCACATCGACGGGATCGTCACTGATCTGCTCGGCATCGACCGACTGCTTGAACACAAGGCCATCGAACACTTCACCTTCCAACGGTACGCGGAGGGCGACTACCCCCTCGATTACTTCGCGCAGGTCTGCCTCTATTTACGCGGCATCACCCAACTCAACCCGGACATCGACGAAGCCCTGCTCCTCATCAAAAACAAGAATCAGAGCGCCTACCTCGAATATCGACTGCACTACGACGTGCCCAACGACCGACTCACCGTGTGCGAGATCGTGCATTCGAACGGAGAACGGTCTTTCCCGAAACAGGACGTCATCGGTCTGTACCAGCAAGCGCTTGCCCGATTCGCGCAGATCGAACAGCATCGGGCTGACCAGACCTTGCCGGACCGACCCTACGAAGACGACTCCAATTACCATTGCCAGTACTGCCCTTACTCACGCCTGTGTTGGGAAGGCCACGTGGCTCCGGTCCTCACGAATACGGTACCTCTCTCACCCGACATGGCGGCACTGGCTGCGGAGTACCTTGATCTCGACGCCAGGATCAAACCCCTCAACAAACGATTCGACCAGGTGAAGAAGCTGCTGAAAGCCGGCCTCAAGACGCAGCAAGCCAGCGAAGCAGAGGGGCACGGGTTCATCGTCCGCATCACCCAATCCACGCAGACCCGCCATGACGTGAAGCTGTTACCGTCTTATGTCCAGGAGCTGGCTGAGACTTCCCTGCCCATCGAAAAACTGTCGGTTAGCAGGGTCGCCCAGGAAAGCCGGACTCTTCAGGCTGATCCCGACCCTCGGGTCGCCTGA